A stretch of Triticum aestivum cultivar Chinese Spring chromosome 1D, IWGSC CS RefSeq v2.1, whole genome shotgun sequence DNA encodes these proteins:
- the LOC123162234 gene encoding defensin Tm-AMP-D1.2, with amino-acid sequence MASPRRIAAAPAAAPATLLILLLLVATEMGTTKVAEARTCESQSHNFKGACFSDTNCASVCRTENFPRGQCHQHHLERKCYCERDC; translated from the exons ATGGCATCCCCTCGCCgcatcgccgccgcgcccgccgccgcgcccgccaccCTCCTcatcctgctcctcctcgtcgccacgG AGATGGGGACGACGAAGGTGGCGGAGGCCCGGACGTGCGAGTCGCAGAGCCACAATTTCAAGGGCGCTTGCTTCAGCGACACCAACTGCGCCAGCGTGTGCCGCACCGAGAACTTCCCCCGCGGGCAGTGCCACCAGCACCACCTCGAGCGCAAGTGCTACTGCGAGCGGGACTGCTGA